TGTCAGATGACCAAAAGCGTGAGTTGCATATTGGTTCGTTGGTCGTTCGTTTGTTGACGAATGACGGTTTGCTGTGGTCGCAAATCGATCAGGTGCAAACCAATACGTTTAGCATGAATTAGGTTTACTCCCCTCCCCTGTTTTTATCAATCGGATAATTCAGGGGAACGGGTTTTTGGGATTGGCTGAATGATCTTTTAAAATGAAACTTCCTGATCCATTGGCGGCATCCCGTCAATGTCCGGTGCGTAATCGGTGAATTTACCATAATTTTTCAGGAAGGTAAGTTTTACGGTGCCGATGGGACCGTTTCGGTGTTTACCGACGATGATTTCCGATACGTTTTCAACTTCTTTGAATCGCGGATCATCGTGATCTTTGAGATAAAATTCTTCGCGATAAACAAACATCACCAAATCCGCATCCTGTTCGATAGCGCCGGATTCCCGCAAATCCGATAGCATCGGGCGTTTATCCGGGCGTGCTTCCACTGCGCGGGAAAGCTGTGAGAGCGCCAAAATAGGAATGTTCAATTGCTTCGCCAACGATTTCAGCGAACGCGAAATAAACGATATTTCCTGTTGACGGTTGTCCAATCCTTTGGGTCCGTCCATCAACTGCATGTAATCCACCACCAACATTCCGATGTTTTTTTCAATCGCCATTCGCCGGGCACGCGAGCTCAATTTGATGATGTCCAATCCTGCTGTATCATCAATATAAACAGGTGCTTCGTAAAGCTTTCCAGCATACCGCAACAGCTTGTTCCACTCTTTATCGCTCAGTTTTCCGGTGCGCAATCGCTGCGAATCGACCATTGCTTCAAAACAAAGCATCCGCTGAACCAATTGCATATCGCTCATTTCGAGACTGAAAATACCGACGCCAAAACCGCCTTCCAGCGCAGCGTTCCGGGCAAGATTTAACGCAAACGCTGTTTTTCCCATTGACGGACGACCGG
The window above is part of the Calditrichia bacterium genome. Proteins encoded here:
- the dnaB gene encoding replicative DNA helicase — protein: MAEKRRVKKAPSDEALATGGRVPPQAVDVERYILGALLLDREATAIALERIDETDLYRETHRKIFLAMMSLYQKDEPIDIITLTEELNKQETLEDIGGAAYLAELASLVPSSANIEYHLQIVKEKALLRKLIRACTDILTESYDSQAEVEGVLSKAQQNIFDLLKNQKEKSFRDIGSIVNETVEEAERLHHMDHTGIIGVPSGFAQLDNMTAGFQKSDLIILAGRPSMGKTAFALNLARNAALEGGFGVGIFSLEMSDMQLVQRMLCFEAMVDSQRLRTGKLSDKEWNKLLRYAGKLYEAPVYIDDTAGLDIIKLSSRARRMAIEKNIGMLVVDYMQLMDGPKGLDNRQQEISFISRSLKSLAKQLNIPILALSQLSRAVEARPDKRPMLSDLRESGAIEQDADLVMFVYREEFYLKDHDDPRFKEVENVSEIIVGKHRNGPIGTVKLTFLKNYGKFTDYAPDIDGMPPMDQEVSF